A part of Streptomyces sp. NBC_01451 genomic DNA contains:
- a CDS encoding serine hydrolase domain-containing protein, with the protein MTQETTGAAGRLVRGTVAEGFEAVREEFAAFVAGELPDYEGQLCAYVHGRRVVDLWAAPDSGPDTEPGPGPDSLYGVYSSTKGAAHLVVALLVQEGTLELDRKVTYYWPEFAAEGKAALTLRDLLAHRAGLVGADAGFTLEELACDRLIAERLADQRPFWRPGTAFGYHALVIGALTGEIVRRATGRTLQEVHEERVRAPYGLDFHLGLPEALEPRFRTVQPMLPTPEERELLDSLPSGPHTLASVAFNRNGVEPTDIESLPNHRVVRAKGPASVGGVASARGLAGLYAAAISEVGEHAPLLKPDTVAEFGQFHSAGYDLVARTHKSFGLGFQKTADVAYPFLGAGTIGHSGAGGSQAFADPHSGLAYGYTRRRYAFPGGAAPENERFVRAAHTAALRG; encoded by the coding sequence ATGACGCAGGAGACCACCGGGGCCGCAGGACGACTCGTCCGGGGCACGGTCGCCGAGGGCTTCGAGGCGGTGCGGGAGGAGTTCGCCGCCTTCGTCGCCGGTGAACTGCCGGACTATGAAGGCCAGTTGTGCGCGTATGTGCACGGCCGGCGGGTCGTCGACCTGTGGGCGGCCCCGGACTCCGGGCCGGACACCGAACCGGGCCCGGGGCCGGACAGCCTCTACGGCGTGTACTCGTCGACGAAGGGCGCCGCCCACCTCGTGGTCGCCCTGCTGGTCCAGGAGGGCACGCTGGAACTGGATCGCAAAGTCACCTACTACTGGCCGGAGTTCGCCGCCGAGGGCAAGGCCGCGCTGACCCTGCGCGACCTGCTCGCGCACCGGGCCGGTCTGGTCGGCGCGGACGCCGGTTTCACCCTGGAGGAGCTGGCCTGCGACCGGCTGATCGCCGAACGCCTCGCGGACCAGCGCCCGTTCTGGCGCCCGGGCACCGCCTTCGGCTACCACGCCCTGGTCATCGGCGCGTTGACCGGCGAGATCGTACGGCGCGCCACGGGCCGTACGCTCCAGGAGGTCCACGAGGAGCGGGTGCGCGCCCCTTACGGCCTCGACTTCCACCTGGGGCTGCCGGAGGCACTGGAGCCGCGCTTCCGTACCGTCCAGCCGATGCTGCCGACGCCGGAGGAACGGGAGTTGCTGGACTCGCTGCCCTCCGGACCGCACACGCTCGCGTCGGTCGCCTTCAACCGCAACGGGGTCGAGCCCACCGACATCGAATCGCTCCCCAACCACCGGGTGGTCCGCGCCAAGGGTCCGGCGTCCGTCGGCGGGGTGGCGTCGGCGCGTGGGCTGGCCGGGCTGTACGCGGCGGCGATCAGTGAGGTGGGCGAGCACGCGCCGCTGCTGAAGCCGGACACGGTGGCGGAGTTCGGCCAGTTCCACTCGGCCGGCTACGACCTGGTGGCCCGGACCCACAAGTCGTTCGGCCTGGGCTTCCAGAAGACCGCCGACGTCGCCTACCCGTTCCTGGGCGCGGGGACGATCGGTCACAGCGGCGCGGGCGGCTCCCAGGCCTTCGCCGACCCGCACAGCGGTCTGGCCTACGGCTACACCCGCCGCCGCTACGCCTTCCCGGGCGGAGCGGCGCCGGAGAACGAGCGGTTCGTACGGGCCGCGCACACAGCGGCGCTGCGCGGCTGA
- a CDS encoding M14 family zinc carboxypeptidase codes for MRRTRPVPPSPVLLTVLAVTTAGSLLLTPHSATADRRPVTREGVEGAGTEAEAARSADGPRAARTPAGAAVRALTAPVTDLSDRGRGYPREQTLSPDPENPADRSIKLGLTPYHAIAPKLNALQKLGDRVSVEVAGRSAGGHRLYLVTVTAPESAAQTRAQEDMRELIENAPSAAARSQAVKRSYKAPVFVNNNIHGNEWEGTDASLKLVERLATATDAGTRDLLAHSRLYFNITANPDGRIAGTRANANGFDLNRDFVTSSQPEGRAMRQIEIDKQPTVMLDLHGYVNGTLIEPTTPPHGENYEYDLFLKNTYANALGMEAAVNGLGYTPAKDGVEPAQIPFRDQEEGWDDWPPIFTPQYAAFHGTVAAHTVEIPMTVNNRAYDTLPVEELRRRSAINVAVAGAAITATLDYVREHRTSLVADQIEVFRRGASGAAQVPVSAATVPGVPGIGPEDVYTTAFPRAYVIPAGATAQRSGPAAARLVDHLLANDVRVTRASHAFRLGGRTYAKGSYVVDMRQPKRGLANVLLADGRDISDKVSVMYDISGWSLGRLWGATVQPVDGVSLSGVPLRAVTAAARVGYVAPQGRLRLRLDDPRAIAALNSLLRDGVSVQRAADGSAIVPASARGRAVALARRYDVAFDATKATGTAALRRTRVAAAVTPGELFALREMDFEVTPVSTAVLNAGFDWSAVDVLFVSQGVAYEGLNPAARTALDAFLGSRGLVGRGADGAALNSAAGLLAVRPVEGNGDANGVVRVVNSGRSPVTGGAPDHGFVYAPVWFTDLGPGVRVDQSYAAGNPLVAGHWRPLADGSGGPAAAAGQASVVSGPHAVLFGTEPLFRDHPKGEFAQVARALLSVPTAPTGTTSKESR; via the coding sequence GTGCGTCGCACAAGACCCGTTCCACCGAGCCCTGTTCTGCTCACCGTCCTCGCCGTCACCACGGCGGGTTCACTCCTGCTCACCCCCCACAGCGCCACCGCCGACCGCAGGCCCGTCACCCGTGAGGGGGTGGAGGGCGCCGGCACGGAGGCGGAGGCCGCGCGGTCCGCGGACGGCCCGCGCGCCGCGAGGACCCCCGCCGGGGCCGCCGTCCGCGCCCTCACCGCCCCCGTCACCGACCTCTCCGACAGGGGGCGCGGCTACCCCCGCGAGCAGACCCTGTCCCCCGACCCGGAGAACCCGGCGGACAGGTCCATCAAGCTGGGCCTGACCCCGTACCACGCCATCGCGCCGAAGCTGAACGCCCTCCAGAAGCTGGGCGACCGGGTGAGCGTCGAGGTCGCGGGCCGTTCCGCGGGCGGGCACCGGCTGTATCTCGTCACGGTCACCGCGCCGGAGAGCGCGGCGCAGACGCGCGCCCAGGAGGACATGCGCGAGCTGATCGAGAACGCGCCCTCGGCCGCCGCCAGGAGCCAGGCGGTGAAGCGGAGTTACAAGGCACCCGTCTTCGTCAACAACAACATCCACGGCAACGAGTGGGAGGGCACCGACGCCTCCCTGAAGCTCGTCGAGCGGCTCGCGACGGCCACCGACGCCGGGACGCGGGACCTGCTGGCGCACAGCCGGCTCTACTTCAACATCACCGCCAACCCGGACGGCCGTATCGCGGGCACCCGTGCCAACGCCAACGGGTTCGATCTGAACCGGGACTTCGTCACCTCCTCGCAGCCCGAGGGGCGGGCGATGCGGCAGATCGAGATCGACAAGCAGCCGACCGTGATGCTCGATCTGCACGGGTACGTCAACGGCACCCTCATCGAGCCCACCACTCCCCCGCACGGCGAGAACTACGAGTACGACCTCTTCCTGAAGAACACCTACGCCAACGCCCTCGGGATGGAGGCAGCGGTCAACGGCCTCGGCTACACGCCGGCGAAGGACGGCGTCGAGCCCGCCCAGATCCCGTTCCGTGACCAGGAGGAGGGCTGGGACGACTGGCCGCCGATCTTCACCCCGCAGTACGCGGCCTTCCACGGCACGGTCGCCGCGCACACCGTCGAGATCCCCATGACGGTCAACAACCGGGCCTACGACACCCTGCCGGTGGAGGAGCTGCGCCGCCGCAGCGCGATCAACGTCGCCGTGGCCGGCGCGGCCATCACGGCGACCCTCGACTACGTGCGGGAGCACCGGACTTCGCTCGTCGCCGACCAGATCGAGGTCTTCCGGCGCGGCGCTTCGGGGGCCGCGCAGGTGCCGGTGTCGGCGGCGACCGTCCCCGGGGTGCCGGGGATCGGGCCGGAGGACGTCTACACGACCGCCTTCCCCCGTGCGTACGTCATTCCGGCCGGCGCCACGGCCCAGCGCTCCGGGCCCGCCGCCGCCCGGCTGGTGGACCACCTGCTCGCCAACGACGTCCGGGTCACCCGCGCGAGCCATGCGTTCCGGCTCGGCGGACGGACGTACGCGAAGGGCTCGTACGTCGTCGACATGCGCCAGCCGAAGCGCGGGCTCGCGAACGTGCTGCTCGCCGACGGGCGGGACATCAGCGACAAGGTGTCGGTGATGTACGACATCTCGGGCTGGAGTCTCGGCCGGTTGTGGGGCGCGACCGTCCAACCGGTCGACGGGGTCAGCCTGTCGGGCGTTCCCCTGCGGGCGGTCACCGCTGCCGCGCGGGTCGGTTATGTCGCTCCGCAGGGGAGACTCCGGCTGCGGCTGGACGACCCGCGTGCGATCGCCGCCCTCAACTCCCTTCTCCGGGACGGGGTTTCGGTACAGCGGGCAGCGGACGGCAGTGCGATCGTCCCGGCGTCGGCGCGCGGGAGGGCGGTCGCGCTGGCCCGCAGGTACGACGTGGCCTTCGACGCGACGAAGGCGACCGGTACGGCGGCCCTGCGACGCACCCGGGTCGCCGCGGCCGTCACGCCCGGGGAGCTGTTCGCGCTGCGCGAGATGGACTTCGAGGTCACGCCGGTGTCGACGGCCGTCCTCAACGCCGGTTTCGACTGGTCGGCGGTGGATGTGCTGTTCGTGTCGCAGGGTGTGGCGTACGAGGGTCTGAATCCGGCCGCCCGTACGGCGCTCGACGCCTTCCTCGGCTCCCGGGGGCTGGTCGGCCGGGGTGCCGACGGAGCCGCGCTGAACTCCGCCGCCGGGCTGCTGGCCGTCAGGCCGGTCGAGGGCAACGGGGACGCCAACGGCGTTGTCCGGGTGGTGAATTCGGGCCGGAGCCCGGTCACCGGCGGGGCGCCGGACCACGGGTTCGTCTACGCGCCCGTCTGGTTCACGGACCTGGGACCCGGCGTGCGGGTCGACCAGTCGTACGCGGCGGGGAACCCTCTCGTCGCCGGGCACTGGCGGCCGTTGGCGGACGGGTCCGGGGGGCCGGCGGCAGCGGCGGGACAGGCGTCGGTGGTCAGCGGGCCGCACGCGGTGCTGTTCGGTACCGAGCCGCTGTTCCGGGACCATCCCAAGGGGGAGTTCGCGCAGGTGGCACGTGCTCTGCTGAGCGTGCCGACCGCGCCGACCGGTACGACGAGCAAGGAGAGCCGATGA
- a CDS encoding EI24 domain-containing protein, producing the protein MSDLAAGFRYLLKGQRWVARHGRQYGFGLLPGLLTLVLYLAALTALALYGTDLTAWATPFADGWPSPWLGLFRGFLTALLFALALLLSVLTFTAMTLLIGQPFYENLSEKVDRDVSPDGTAPESGLPLLRELWISARDSLRVLVRALCWALLLFALGFVPVAGQTVVPVLGFMVTGFFLTEELTGVALQRRRVELRERLALLRSRRLLVWGFGTPLALAFVVPFVAVFLMPGAVAGATMMARDLLGEETRESSDAEDDEDADDQETSASSS; encoded by the coding sequence ATGAGCGATCTCGCGGCAGGTTTCCGCTACCTCCTGAAGGGCCAGCGCTGGGTCGCCCGACACGGCAGGCAGTACGGATTCGGGCTGCTCCCCGGCCTCCTCACGCTCGTCCTCTACCTCGCCGCCCTGACCGCCCTCGCCCTCTACGGCACCGATCTCACCGCCTGGGCCACCCCCTTCGCCGACGGCTGGCCGAGCCCCTGGCTCGGCCTCTTCCGCGGCTTCCTCACCGCCCTCCTCTTCGCCCTCGCCCTGCTCCTCTCGGTCCTCACCTTCACCGCGATGACCCTCCTCATAGGCCAGCCCTTCTACGAGAACCTCTCCGAGAAGGTCGACCGGGACGTGTCACCCGACGGCACGGCCCCCGAGTCGGGCCTGCCGCTGCTCAGGGAGTTGTGGATCTCGGCCCGCGACAGCCTCCGGGTCCTCGTACGGGCCCTGTGCTGGGCCCTGCTCCTCTTCGCCCTCGGCTTCGTCCCGGTCGCCGGGCAGACCGTCGTCCCCGTGCTCGGCTTCATGGTCACCGGCTTCTTCCTCACCGAGGAGCTGACCGGCGTCGCCCTCCAGCGCCGCAGGGTCGAACTCCGTGAGCGCCTGGCCCTGTTGCGCTCCCGCAGGCTGCTCGTGTGGGGCTTCGGCACGCCGCTCGCCCTGGCCTTCGTGGTGCCCTTCGTCGCCGTCTTCCTGATGCCGGGCGCGGTCGCGGGCGCCACGATGATGGCCCGCGACCTGCTCGGCGAGGAGACCCGGGAGTCCTCGGACGCCGAGGACGACGAGGACGCCGACGATCAGGAGACGTCGGCCTCGTCCTCCTGA
- a CDS encoding pyroglutamyl-peptidase I family protein has protein sequence MDSPRVRIGILGLALLAGLSAPATASAADTSAAPPTVEERRLDGAAPQEILRRSGFDAVAPAFARALGGARSYAQARGLVVRQGAALWQRAVDRAQGRGPADGGLSRDDDRPLYWARLAMIRELRLWEPSFGLSDAQRASLSTELERNSRGQTSVRYPCGGALKRVLVTGFDPFTLDRDIRISNPSGATALALDGTVIETAEGRVRIETVVFPVRWQDFAEGTVERALKPVLPKVDLFATVSQGRVGRFDVERTNGAWRGGFPDNENIGRTETVPVGDPASQPQWTSTTLPYKAIVAANTGRFPVYDNTSVTEIPAGGTDPVVRADGPTDGSTARAGGGGNYLSNEIAYRATLLRDRLGLGATLPGGHVHTPVLQFGTGNTDPATGAVTDPEFVRNRLDIIAQVRSILTVAVDASGDSAGQEDEADVS, from the coding sequence TTGGATTCCCCACGTGTTCGGATCGGCATACTCGGACTCGCACTGCTGGCGGGGCTCTCCGCGCCCGCCACGGCCTCGGCGGCGGACACCTCGGCCGCACCACCCACGGTCGAGGAGCGGCGGCTCGACGGGGCGGCGCCGCAGGAGATCCTCAGGCGTTCCGGGTTCGACGCCGTGGCCCCGGCGTTCGCCCGGGCGCTCGGCGGCGCGCGCTCGTACGCGCAGGCCCGCGGACTGGTCGTACGCCAGGGAGCGGCGCTGTGGCAGCGGGCCGTCGACCGGGCGCAGGGACGCGGGCCGGCCGATGGCGGATTGAGCCGGGACGACGACCGGCCGCTGTACTGGGCGCGGCTCGCCATGATTCGTGAACTGCGGCTTTGGGAGCCGTCGTTCGGGCTCAGTGACGCTCAACGGGCTTCGCTGTCGACCGAGTTGGAGCGGAACTCGCGCGGGCAGACGTCGGTCCGGTATCCGTGCGGCGGGGCGCTGAAGCGGGTGCTCGTCACCGGGTTCGATCCGTTCACGCTCGACCGGGACATACGGATCTCCAACCCGTCCGGTGCCACCGCGCTCGCCCTCGACGGCACGGTGATCGAGACCGCGGAGGGCCGGGTCAGGATCGAGACCGTCGTGTTCCCGGTGCGCTGGCAGGACTTCGCGGAGGGCACGGTGGAGCGGGCGCTGAAGCCGGTCCTGCCGAAGGTCGATCTGTTCGCCACCGTGAGTCAGGGGCGGGTCGGGCGGTTCGACGTGGAGCGGACCAACGGGGCCTGGCGGGGCGGCTTCCCGGACAACGAGAACATCGGCCGGACGGAGACCGTTCCGGTCGGCGACCCGGCCTCGCAGCCGCAGTGGACGTCGACGACCCTGCCCTACAAGGCGATTGTCGCCGCGAACACCGGGCGGTTCCCCGTGTACGACAACACGAGCGTGACCGAGATACCGGCCGGCGGCACCGATCCCGTCGTCCGGGCCGACGGGCCCACCGACGGGTCGACGGCTCGGGCCGGGGGCGGCGGGAACTACCTGTCCAACGAGATCGCCTACCGGGCGACCCTGTTGCGCGACCGGCTCGGTCTGGGCGCCACGCTGCCCGGCGGACATGTGCACACGCCGGTGCTTCAGTTCGGGACGGGCAACACCGACCCGGCGACCGGGGCCGTGACCGACCCCGAGTTCGTGCGGAACCGGCTGGACATCATCGCCCAGGTCCGGTCGATCCTGACCGTGGCGGTGGACGCCTCCGGTGACTCCGCCGGTCAGGAGGACGAGGCCGACGTCTCCTGA
- a CDS encoding beta-glucosidase: MTETPQGSQAPSDKAREAAVEAALGRLDLDDKARLLAGQDMWSLPELPGIGLRSLVMSDGPIGVRGTRWTADDPSVALPSPTALAATWDPELAHRAGVLLAQEARRKGVHVLLAPTVNLHRSPLGGRHFEAYSEDPYLTGRIGAGYVNGVQSGGVATTVKHFVANDAETDRFTVDNQVSARALRELYLAPFEAIVENAHPWGIMTAYNTVNGTTMSEHRYLVNEVLRGEWGFDGYNVSDWMAARSTTGAIDGGLDVAMPGPRTVYGAPLARAVRDGRVAEATLDGAVRNVLRLAARVGILAGAEPAVADTGLPAPVDGEALAREIAHRSFVLVRNQGALPLPEGRTVALIGAAARDARVLGGGSATVFPARVVSPLDGLTAALPEGTLTYAVGADPNTELAVADKGFALRAVCRDTAGTVLGTGSAPSGQINWMGADLPDGVTHDRLHTVELTGTFTPRATGPHTFGIKGLGAFTFTVDGTTYYDDVQTTDSDDPFISFFGDPEPRAEVRLTADTPVEVSLTHAVVFPADAAMKSVGFSLCHQEPRRDPDELIAEAAEAARAADTAVVVVATTDRVESEGFDRADLRLPGHQDDLVRAVAAANPNTVVVVNSGSPVELPWRDEVAAVLLSWFPGQEGGAALADVLTGDREPGGRLPTTWGALTDAPVTRVTPTDGELPYSEGVFIGYRAWEKEGRTPSYPFGHGLGYTDWTYGTAEAEASREDGVTVTVRVTNSGARAGREVVQAYLAPVAPDPDRPARWLAAFAGIEAGPGETVEAVLELQRRAFEIWDESADAWAFVKGSYEIQVGRSITDRRLTAPITV, encoded by the coding sequence GTGACGGAGACACCGCAGGGATCGCAGGCACCGAGCGACAAGGCACGTGAGGCGGCCGTCGAGGCTGCTCTCGGCAGGCTCGACCTGGACGACAAGGCCCGGCTGCTGGCCGGGCAGGACATGTGGTCGCTGCCCGAGCTGCCCGGGATCGGACTGCGGTCCCTGGTCATGTCCGACGGCCCGATCGGTGTCCGCGGTACCCGCTGGACCGCCGACGACCCTTCCGTCGCGCTGCCCTCCCCGACCGCCCTCGCCGCCACCTGGGACCCCGAACTCGCCCACAGGGCAGGCGTTCTGCTGGCCCAGGAGGCCCGCCGCAAGGGCGTCCACGTGCTCCTCGCGCCCACCGTCAACCTGCACCGCTCCCCGCTCGGCGGCCGGCACTTCGAGGCGTACAGCGAGGACCCGTACCTCACCGGGCGGATCGGCGCCGGCTATGTGAACGGCGTCCAGTCCGGCGGCGTCGCCACCACCGTCAAGCACTTCGTCGCCAACGACGCCGAGACCGACCGCTTCACCGTGGACAACCAGGTCTCCGCCCGCGCCCTGCGCGAGCTCTACCTGGCCCCCTTCGAGGCCATCGTCGAGAACGCCCACCCCTGGGGCATCATGACCGCCTACAACACGGTCAACGGCACGACGATGAGTGAGCACCGCTACCTGGTCAACGAGGTCCTGCGCGGCGAATGGGGCTTCGACGGCTACAACGTCTCCGACTGGATGGCCGCCCGCTCGACCACCGGCGCCATCGACGGCGGCCTCGACGTCGCCATGCCCGGCCCGAGGACGGTGTACGGAGCCCCCCTCGCCCGGGCCGTACGGGACGGACGCGTGGCCGAGGCCACCCTCGACGGGGCCGTACGCAACGTGCTGCGCCTCGCCGCCCGCGTCGGCATCCTGGCGGGCGCCGAACCGGCCGTCGCCGACACCGGCCTCCCCGCGCCGGTCGACGGGGAGGCCCTGGCCCGCGAGATCGCCCACCGCTCCTTCGTCCTGGTCCGCAACCAGGGCGCCCTCCCGCTGCCCGAAGGGCGAACGGTCGCCCTCATCGGCGCCGCCGCCCGCGACGCCCGCGTCCTCGGCGGCGGCTCCGCCACCGTCTTCCCGGCCCGTGTCGTCTCCCCGCTCGACGGCCTCACCGCCGCCCTCCCCGAAGGCACCCTGACCTACGCCGTCGGCGCCGACCCGAACACCGAACTCGCCGTCGCCGACAAGGGGTTCGCGCTGCGCGCCGTCTGCCGCGACACCGCCGGCACGGTCCTCGGCACCGGTTCCGCGCCCAGCGGCCAGATCAACTGGATGGGCGCGGACCTCCCCGACGGCGTCACCCACGACCGGCTCCACACCGTCGAACTCACCGGCACCTTCACCCCGCGCGCCACCGGCCCGCACACCTTCGGCATCAAGGGCCTCGGCGCCTTCACCTTCACCGTCGACGGCACGACGTACTACGACGACGTCCAGACCACCGACAGCGACGACCCCTTCATCTCGTTCTTCGGCGACCCCGAGCCCCGCGCCGAGGTCCGACTCACCGCGGACACACCGGTCGAGGTGTCCCTCACCCACGCCGTCGTCTTCCCCGCCGACGCCGCGATGAAGTCCGTCGGCTTCAGCCTGTGCCACCAGGAACCGCGGCGCGACCCCGACGAACTGATCGCCGAGGCCGCCGAGGCCGCCCGCGCCGCGGACACCGCCGTCGTCGTGGTCGCCACCACCGACCGCGTCGAGTCGGAGGGCTTCGACCGCGCCGACCTCCGGCTCCCGGGCCACCAGGACGACCTGGTGCGCGCCGTCGCCGCCGCCAACCCGAACACCGTCGTGGTCGTCAACTCCGGCTCCCCGGTGGAGCTGCCCTGGCGCGACGAGGTCGCCGCCGTGCTGCTGAGCTGGTTCCCCGGCCAGGAGGGCGGCGCGGCCCTGGCGGACGTACTCACCGGCGACCGGGAACCCGGCGGCCGGCTCCCCACCACCTGGGGCGCGCTCACCGACGCCCCGGTCACCCGGGTGACCCCGACCGATGGCGAACTCCCTTACAGCGAGGGCGTGTTCATCGGCTACCGCGCCTGGGAGAAGGAGGGCAGGACACCCTCGTACCCCTTCGGCCACGGCCTCGGCTACACCGACTGGACGTACGGGACGGCCGAGGCGGAGGCGAGCCGGGAGGACGGCGTGACGGTCACCGTCCGGGTCACCAACTCGGGTGCGCGCGCCGGCCGGGAGGTCGTCCAGGCGTACCTCGCACCGGTCGCTCCGGACCCCGACCGCCCGGCCCGCTGGCTCGCCGCCTTCGCCGGGATCGAGGCCGGGCCGGGCGAAACGGTGGAAGCGGTCCTCGAACTCCAGCGCCGCGCCTTCGAGATCTGGGACGAGTCCGCCGACGCCTGGGCC